A window of Tursiops truncatus isolate mTurTru1 chromosome 8, mTurTru1.mat.Y, whole genome shotgun sequence contains these coding sequences:
- the RHOG gene encoding rho-related GTP-binding protein RhoG: protein MQSIKCVVVGDGAVGKTCLLICYTTNAFPKEYIPTVFDNYSAQSAVDGRTVNLNLWDTAGQEEYDRLRTLSYPQTNVFVICFSIASPPSYENVRHKWHPEVCHHCPDVPILLVGTKKDLRAQPDTLRRLKEQGQAPITPQQGQALAKQIHAVRYLECSALQQDGVKEVFAEAVRAVLNPTPVKRGRSCILL, encoded by the coding sequence ATGCAGAGCATCAAGTGTGTGGTGGTAGGCGATGGGGCTGTGGGCAAGACGTGCCTGCTCATCTGCTACACAACCAACGCCTTTCCCAAGGAGTACATCCCCACAGTGTTCGACAATTATAGCGCCCAGAGTGCCGTTGACGGGCGCACAGTGAACCTGAACCTGTGGGACACAGCGGGCCAGGAGGAGTACGACCGCCTCCGCACACTCTCCTACCCTCAGACCAACGTGTTTGTCATCTGTTTCTCCATTGCCAGTCCGCCCTCCTATGAGAATGTGCGGCACAAGTGGCATCCAGAGGTGTGCCACCACTGCCCCGACGTGCCCATCCTCCTGGTGGGCACCAAGAAGGACCTGAGAGCCCAGCCTGACACCCTACGGCGCCTGAAGGAGCAGGGCCAGGCACCCATCACACCGCAGCAGGGCCAGGCGCTGGCCAAGCAGATCCACGCTGTGCGCTACCTCGAGTGCTCAGCCCTGCAGCAGGACGGCGTCAAGGAAGTGTTTGCTGAGGCTGTCCGGGCCGTGCTCAACCCCACGCCCGTCAAACGTGGGCGGTCCTGCATCCTCTTGTGA